One part of the Esox lucius isolate fEsoLuc1 chromosome 10, fEsoLuc1.pri, whole genome shotgun sequence genome encodes these proteins:
- the ppp1r11 gene encoding E3 ubiquitin-protein ligase PPP1R11, producing the protein MAEAPGTSSETITETVQVNTPPPPQQEGRSLTIKLRKRKTDKKVEWSSDTVDNEHLGRRSSKCCCVYEKPKQFGESSSESEGDEGDEGCGSAHCILGHGKDRHGHRGGGGGTTVPPSSGGSHAH; encoded by the exons ATGGCGGAGGCGCCAGGTACTTCTAGCGAGACAATAACGGAGACCGTTCAAGTTAACACACCGCCACCGCCCCAGCAG GAGGGACGTAGCTTGACAATTAaactgaggaagaggaagactgACAAGAAGGTGGAGTGGTCCAGTGATACAGTTGACAATGAGCATCTGGGAAGGAGGTCTTCCAAAT GTTGCTGCGTCTACGAGAAGCCCAAACAGTTTGGAGAGTCTTCCTCCGAAAGTGAAGGGGATGAGGGTGACGAGGGCTGTGGGAGCGCGCACTGCATTCTGGGACACGGGAAAGACAGGCATGGACACAGAGGAGGGGGCGGGGGTACTACGGTGCCACCGAGCTCTGGGGGTTCACACGCCCACTAG
- the vars2 gene encoding valine--tRNA ligase, mitochondrial, with the protein MWRTACGLPVRVAERGVQRVWETWTCSYTSSKPSSQSAPTLRTRAEKERRRKEKEEAILGSQHNGPEDQGMKWSDKERIAYSASTPPGKKKDTTLPFPSSYSPEYVEASWYQWWEKQGFFTPENHDNLPGAVNRSFSMCIPPPNVTGTLHLGHALTVAIEDALARRRRMQGYKVLWVPGCDHAGIATQTVVERMLFREHGKRRKDLSREEFLQEVWKWKKSKGDEIYHQLRKLGASLDWSRACFTMDLGFSSAVTEAFVRMCDSGLIYRSERLVNWSCALESAVSEIEVDSKQLSGKTLLSVPGYQKKVEFGTMFTFAYPLDGQDGEVTVSTTRPETMLGDVAIAVHPEDPRYQAVHGKHCRHPFTDRLIPIITDATVDVELGTGAVKVTPAHDHTDFLLSQRHGLPCLTVIGGDGAMTPLCGQWLEGVRRFDAREHVIDALREKKLFRGKEDHAMSLPLCSRSGDVIEPLLKKQWFMHCEEMAQRAIQAVDEGQLEIIPHFYTKTWKSWLSNISDWCISRQLWWGHQIPAYRVSLPGSANTEEELWVWGRSQAEARERAAVKYEVTPDSVTLTQDPDVLDTWFSSGLFPFAMLGWPQQTSDLRQFYPNTILETGSDLIFFWVARMVMLGTELTGQLPFKQVLLHSLVRDKHGRKMSKSLGNVIDPLDVISGISLERLQEKVKEGNLDPRESVVAMEAQSKDFPKGIPECGTDALRFALCSYKAQGEDISLSVSQVLSCRHFCNKMWQTVRFTLGVLKDRGAELLPLEQTAPLSGIDRWVCSRLYSTVLQCEQGFDRYELHSVTAALHSFWLHSLCDIYLECIKPALTQQAGGGVASGQVNAADSGVGHGEARVSGSVLFHCVTVSLALLSPFMPFLTEELWQRLRPLSGQGEDGVTTSLCLQSYPQSAHLAHWHFPQEEADFSLVQEVVRVARSLRAQSGVTKERPDMWAVCSVSQAQTLVRFGPAIQTLARISTLHLHCPREAGGDCSLFSPSAPPKGSAVGVVDHSCQLHLRVQGEVVLNKRGLQLSQRKEKLLCKLEQSLSRTRVPEYSETVPEWVRLRTEKKISALQHELRNIEEQLTALQGPRQDN; encoded by the exons ATGTGGAGGACAGCTTGTGGTCTCCCTGTACGGGTAGCAGAAAGAGGGGTACAGAGGGTGTGGGAAACATGGACCTGTTCTTACACTTCGTCAAAACCCTCTTCTCAATCAGCTCCCACTCTTCGGACtcgggctgagaaagagaggcgaaggaaagagaaggaagaggCCATACTTGGCAGTCAACACAAT GGTCCTGAAGATCAAGGAATGAAATGGAGTGATAAGGAGAGAATAGCATACAGTGCCTCAACTCCTCCAGGCAAGAAGAAAG ACACCACGCTGCCCTTTCCTTCCTCCTACAGCCCAGAGTATGTGGAGGCCAGCTGGTACCAGTGGTGGGAGAAACAAGGGTTCTTCACCCCGGAGAACCAC GACAATCTACCGGGAGCTGTGAATCGGTCTTTCTCCATGTGTATCCCTCCACCTAATGTGACTGGCACGCTTCACCTTGGTCATGCTCTCACAGTGGCCATAGAGGATGCGTTGGCTCGCCG GAGGAGGATGCAGGGTTACAAAGTGCTCTGGGTACCAGGCTGTGATCATGCTGGTATTGCCACACAG ACGGTGGTGGAGAGGATGTTGTTCCGGGAACACGGGAAGAGAAGAAAAGATCTCAGCAGGGAGGAGTTTCTACAGGAAGTGTGGAAGTGGAAGAAGAG TAAAGGAGATGAGATCTACCATCAGCTGAGGAAACTTGGTGCGTCTCTGGACTGGAGCAGAGCCTGTTTCACCATGGATCTG GGTTTCAGCAGTGCTGTGACGGAGGCCTTTGTCAGGATGTGTGATTCTGGTCTGATCTATCGCTCGGAGAGGCTTGTGAATTGGAGCTGTGCTCTGGAGTCTGCAGTCTCTGAAATAGAG GTTGACTCTAAGCAGCTATCAGGAAAGACACTGCTGTCAGTTCCTGGTTACCAAAAGAAGGTGGAGTTTGGGACCATGTTTACCTTTGCTTATCCTTTAGACGGTCAGG ATGGGGAGGTGACAGTGTCCACCACTCGTCCCGAGACCATGCTGGGAGATGTGGCCATCGCTGTACATCCAGAGGACCCGCGTTATCAG GCAGTTCATGGTAAACACTGCCGACACCCCTTCACCGACCGACTCATACCCATCATCACAGATGCGACGGTGGACGTGGAGCTGGGTACAG GGGCTGTAAAGGTCACTCCAGCTCACGACCACACTGACTTCCTGCTTTCCCAGAGACACGGTCTTCCTTGCCTTACTGTGATTGGAGGAGATGGCGCCATGACCCCACTCTGTGGCCAATGGCTGGAG GGAGTGAGGCGCTTTGACGCCAGAGAACATGTGATCGATGCACTTCGAGAGAAGAAGCTCttcagagggaaggaggatcATGCCATGTCTTTACCCCTCTGCAG CCGCTCTGGAGATGTTATTGAGCCTTTGTTGAAGAAGCAGTGGTTTATGCATTGTGAAGAGATGGCCCAGAGAGCCATACAG GCAGTGGATGAGGGACAGTTAGAAATAATCCCACACTTTTATACCAAAACCTGGAAGAGCTGGCTCTCTAATATCAG TGACTGGTGCATTTCCAGGCAGCTTTGGTGGGGTCACCAGATTCCGGCCTATCGAGTGTCTCTTCCTGGTTCAGCAAACACAGAGGAG GAACTTTGGGTCTGGGGGCGGAGCCAGGCGGAGGCCAGGGAACGTGCCGCTGTGAAGTACGAAGTGACACCTGACTCCGTTACTCTGACTCAGG ACCCTGACGTTTTGGACACCTGGTTTTCCTCTGGGCTCTTCCCTTTCGCCATGTTGGGCTGGCCACAACAG ACGAGTGACCTGAGGCAGTTCTACCCAAACACCATACTGGAGACAGGAAGTGATCTCATTTTCTTCTGGGTAGCCAGGATGGTAATGCTGGGAACAGAGTTGACTGGACAGCTGCCCTTCAAGCAG GTGCTCCTCCATTCTCTGGTGAGGGATAAGCATGGCAGGAAGATGAGTAAATCTCTGGGAAATGTCATCGACCCTTTAGATGTCATCTCTGGCATCTCTCTAgag AGGCTCCAAGAAAAAGTGAAAGAGGGTAATCTTGACCCTCGTGAGAGCGTGGTTGCCATGGAAGCACAG AGTAAGGACTTCCCTAAGGGGATTCCAGAGTGTGGAACCGATGCGCTCCGCTTTGCCCTCTGCTCATACAAGGCCCAGG GTGAGGACATCAGCCTGTCTGTGTCCCAGGTCCTGAGCTGCAGACACTTCTGTAACAAGATGTGGCAGACGGTTCGGTTCACCCTGGGTGTGCTGAAGGACAGGGGGGCGGAGCTACTGCCATTGGAACAG ACTGCTCCTCTGAGCGGTATAGACCGGTGGGTGTGTTCTAGGCTGTACAGCACGGTTCTCCAGTGTGAGCAGGGCTTTGACCGCTATGAGCTCCACTCCGTCACGGCTGCCCTCCACTCCTTCTGGCTCCACAGCCTCTGTGACATCTACCTG GAGTGTATCAAGCCGGCGCTGACCCAGCAGGCCGGTGGAGGCGTGGCGTCGGGCCAGGTCAACGCGGCGGACAGCGGGGTCGGTCACGGAGAGGCCCGGGTGTCTGGCAGTGTGCTCTTCCACTGTGTGACCGTCTCCCTGGCGCTGCTCTCGCCCTTCATGCCATTCCTCACCGAGGAGCTGTGGCAGAGGCTCCGCCCCCTCAGCGGCCAGGGAGAGGATGGGGTCACGACCAGCCTGTGTCTGCAGTCTTACCCACAGTCGGCACACCTG GCACACTGGCACTTCCCCCAGGAGGAAGCAGACTTCTCTCTGGTCCAGGAAGTGGTGAGGGTAGCCAGGTCTCTCAGGGCCCAGAGTGGTGTGACCAAAGAAAGGCCTGACA TGTGGGCTGTTTGTTCGGTCAGCCAAGCCCAGACTCTCGTCCGCTTTGGCCCTGCCATTCAGACCCTGGCCAGGATCTCTACCTTGCACCTCCACTGCCCCCGTGAGGCCGGGGGAGACTGCTCCCTATTCTCCCCCTCTGCTCCACCCAAAGGCAGTGCTGTGGGTGTGGTCGACCACTCCTGTCAGTTACACCTCCGGGTGCAG GGTGAAGTGGTGTTGAACAAACGTGGTCTGCAGCTTTCCCAGCGCAAAGAGAAGCTTCTCTGTAAGCTTGAACAGTCGCTGTCTCGAACCCGGGTGCCAGAGTACTCCGAAACGGTTCCAGAGTGGGTGAGGCTACGGACTGAAAAGAAG ATCTCAGCCTTGCAGCACGAGCTGAGAAACATTGAGGAGCAACTGACAGCACTACAAGGACCAAGACAAGACAACTGA